The Vanrija pseudolonga chromosome 1, complete sequence genomic sequence TCTGCCGTTTCTCCAGGCCGGAAGCACATGGCAGTCACACGCGGATCCTTGACACGGAAGTCGAGACCAgtgtccttgagctcgagcgtgtGGATTGGCCGGTCGTCGAAAGTTGTGTCGAACACGCGTACCTGGTGATGCGCGACGCATGTGTATTTGCCGTGGACAGCGAAAGCCGTGATTCCAGTTGTCAGAGACATCTTGATATCTGGAGAGTAGTGCGGAGGCCGCCGGTTGGCCTCTGAGCTGTCGGCATGCTCGTCAAGCAGGCGCTGCGCCATCGAATTGATGTGTTGAACAGgtccgccctcgtcgtcgtcgtcttctgaAAAGTCACCAGACCCACTGCGCGGAATGGAGCTGTTCGAAGAATCGGGTTGAAGTCGTGGGGCAATAGCTCCACGCTTGGCAGTAACTGTGCCGTTTCGCTTTGGTGGCGGGCCTACTGACGCAAGGCTGGTTGCTGAGCGCgttggtgggggtggaggaTGGTATGCAGAGCTATCGTCCGTCATCGATCCCTGGCGTAGAGTCGAATTCGAAGACGCCTGGGATGGGGTGATTGAAGCTACACTGTTTTGCCTGACCGGGAGACGGGGCGGAGTGGCGCCTGTGGGCGGCAGTGTTGCCTTACGCTGCGGTAATGGTGGCTTCGACACGTCAACAGGAGGCACAGCCGTCGTTGGGATGACGGTCGGGGCTGCTGGCTTGTTCCCAGGAAGCGGTGGTTTGACCACTTTTGGTGGTGACGCTGCGATCTCGGGCGTGGCCGCTGCTTTTGGTCGCGGGGGAGTAGGCGGGATAGCCACAGCTGCTGTCGCCggacgtggtggtggtggtccaGGCCTGTCATCTGAAGGCTGTGACGTGGGGGCGGTGGAAGCGTTAGGGCGCCCGGTAGGAATAGGTGGTGGCGGCCCCATTGAAGCATCTGCTGGCGGATGCCCTTCCTCGACTTTGCGAGccggtggaggaggtggcaCGGCACGACCAGTGTGCACCGGGGCTGTCGTCGCATCCGCAGGAGCTGCCACACTCAGTCGACGGGGAGGTAGGCTGGGCACCGAGTCGGCAGCTGAAGGggaaggccgaggaggaggtgccgCCTCTCCCACCACTGTTGGCTTTCGAGCAGGTACTGCTGGCCTCTCGGCAACCACAGGTATTGGCTCAGCGGCAGCAGGGCTAGCAGCAGGCTTGGCAACtagtggtggcggtggaggagggcgatgaAGAGAAGTAGCTGGGGCGGGCGATGAGGAACGCGAGATGTTGGGCGTTGTCGCCGGCGAAGCGGTCAGCCCGCCGGCGGTGACGTCGGCCATTTTGGCTGGCGAAGCAGAtcttgacgtcggcggcggcggtgccgggcCCTTTGCACGCACGGCTGTGGACTGATCATACTTGGGGCCGGCCGGGCCTGCAACCGGCGCAAAGACAACTGCCGTCGATGCCGGATGTGTGGGCTTTGAGGaaggtggcggtgggggtggtCGCTTGAGTGCTGCTGGGTTGTCACCCGCCGTCTCCTTGGGTGCATCTTTCGACTCCTCTGACTGAGCCAATTCCTCCGGGACAGCAACACGCGGCGCATCGAACGACACTCGCCTGGAGCTCGAAGGGGAGCTAGAAGCGGGCCTGGGCTGGATCGACACTGCCCCAAAGCGTTCCCGCAGCGCCTTGACGGACGGGGCAGGCTCATCGCCAATATCCTCGGGCTCAGCCGAAATGGGTGTTGAGAGGACGATGCTCACTGGCGGCGTTGTCGGCTTGTCTGCGGTGTGGACTGGTGGCAGCCGTGGTTTAGGTGGCGAGGCAGCGGGCGAAGTGGCCAGGGGAGAGGAGGTGAAGGGCGATGAACGGCCCGGTGCTAGCGACGGAGCCGAGATACCGGGTGAGCCAACTCTTGGAGGCCGTGCCCCTGCACCAGGAATAGGCAGTGGCCTGCTTGAAGGCGACTGGCTTACGGGAGACACCGATTTCGAGGACACGGGCAGTGCGGACTGCGGAGGTCAGTGAGCTGGTCAGCATCAAGGGACTCACAGTCACCGTTGCACCGCTCTGAATGACCGGTGatgacgacgtcggcgaggctgTTTGGGCCtgcgtcggtgtcggcgtcgctccaGCGGCCGCGGTAGTTACAACGGCCGGCGAGGCAGGCCGATGTGGCCGTAAACCgtggagggggtgggcggcgaccGAGTGCACTCCGTGCGCGAGCGTCTCGAACTTTGAGCGCAGCGAAGCGATGGATACATGGtggtgctcctcgtcgtcggcgtcctcgccagcCTTGGCGACTTTAGGTGTGGCATCAGGCACTGGAAAGTCGGTAGGCGCGCCCATGGTTGGAATTtacgagcgcgacgaggatgcaggcaatgtcgaggaggaggcgcggaTGGCCGAggaaagtggaggtgggtggggctgAGGGCTGGGTCGTGGGCGGCAGGCTGTTCACGGCCGCATCatggcgcgcgtcggcgggtggAGGGAGGGCAAGAGGGAGAGGGATAGTGCTGGAGGAACAGGCAAGCTGATGGCTTTGATGCACGGCTGAGATCTTGTGCGTGTTGAATGTGTGACAGAGAGGTGCGATGCTGATGCTTTGAACGGGAGGATTGAGAGGCAGCTGATGATCGGGCATTCACAGTCGCGCGGGGAAGTTGTGCGGGGTAATCACGGCCACTGACGACCAACCCAACACACAACAAACCAAACTGCACAAAGCACAGCAAGAGCGATAACAACAATAACAAAGGTGTTTACATCTACGGCTTCTTGTCTGTGCACCACATCACCTTGTCGTACAGGAATGCACGCCCTTTGTCGACATTTGATCGCAGTTTCACAGTTGTTTCTATTGTTATTACAAAAGTGTGGATTAACCACAGCGCCACATTAACACTCCGGCCTAATCCTAATACAAGTCACGTTAAGTCATCCTCCCATTTACCCTTCCTTTGACCTTCCCTGCAATCTCGAAAGTCGAGGCATCTCGGTTGTGGCCTCGTCGGCTGGCTGCTCCTGCTTGTCCTGTCCTCGCTGTCGTGTGGATCACTCGCAACAACACTTCTCCTACTCTTTCCTCCTCTTTGCTTCAGCACCCCCGGCATTAATACCCCTTCGCGAGTGTATCCTCAATGTCGCACGGTCACGGGATACCAAAGCACCGTCAGCTTCCCGACAAGGAGGCAAAGCTCTTCAAGGAGCTCCTCGTAAGTGGATCCTTGCTCCATCGGCCATCTCCCGGCTTTACTGACGTCCAACTAGACATACTATGAGCTCAAGCAGTACAAAAAGggcctcaaggccgccgacaccaTCCTGAAGAAGCTTCCCAACCATGGAGGTGAGCTGAACGTTCCTTCACTCAAGCTGACAACAGAAACCATCGCCCTCAAGGCGCTGACCCTCCACTCGTCGCTCCCCTTCCCCGCCACGGCTGCGTCGCAGCCCAAGgctgaggaggccgaggaaaTGGCCCGCACTGCTGTTAGGAAGGACATTACCAGCCACATCACATGGCACGTCCTCGGCATCTTGGCCAAGACGCGCCGGGACTGGACCGAGGCGAGCAAGGCGTTCGTCATGGCCCGCAAGCAGGACCCGGTGAGCTATGCGAACCTTGTGGAGGTGGCAGCTCTGACACTATCAGGACAACATCCCCGTCCTCCGCGACGCCATTGCCCTGTCGACTCACACGCGCAACTACAAGCAGGCTTTGGAAGCTCGGCACCACTACCTGCTTCTCCGACCGCAGATCCGCTCTTCGTGGCTCGGCCTCATGGTCagccacgagctcgtcggcgactaCGACGAGGCGATCCGGGTGTACGACAGCCTGCAGGACACGCTGAAGaaggacggcgcgacgggaCCGGAGCAGGCTCAGACCCTCCTGCATGTCATCCGGGTGTCCATCCAGGCTGGCAAGTTCCAGGACGCCAAGGACCGCCTCGAGAAGGGCCTCCATGACGGTGTTATCAGCCCCCGTGGTGAGGCtgccgagatcaaggcccagctccttgtcgagctcggccgccaggaggaggccgaggacgcgtaCCGTGCTCTCCTGGAGCAGAACCCGGACAACCTCGCCTACTACGGTGGATTCCTTCGCAACCGTGGCCTTGACATCTGTGAGTGTGATGGGTCGCTTCTGGTGTGCTAACAAGCGCAGCTCAGAAGCTTGATGACGAGGCGATCGCCAAGGTGCTCAAGAGCCTCGACGCCTTTGCCGAGACGTACCCTCGCTCcactgctcctcgccgccttgcccttgacgtcgccaccggcgccgggtTCAGcaagcgtgcgcgcgagtACCTTGTCCGTGGCCTCGAGCGTGGTGTCCCCTCGCTCTTTGTCGACGTCAAGGGCGTGTACGGTGACCAGGCCAagcttgccgccgtcggcgagatcattgccgacattgtcgacaaggtcaaggccgaTGCGTCGCTCCACGGCGATGACACTGTCCCTCCGCCGACCACGCTCCTCTGGGCTCACTACTTCCAGGCCCTCCACGTTGTCCACCCTCTCAACCTGAACCCCGACCATGCCCGTGCTCTCCAGCTTCTTGACTTTGCTCTTGAGCACACGCCCACCCTCCCCGAGATCTACatggccaaggcgctcgtgTACAAGCGCGCTGGTGATGTGCAgctggcggccgagacgatggaggaggcgcgcctcCTTGATGGCCAGGACCGCTTCCTCAACGGCAAGGCTGCCAAGTACTGGCTCCGCGCTGGTCACATCCAAAAagccgaggagctcctcgcgctgttCACCAAGAAGGACGTTGGTGCCGTCCAGGACCTGACGGACATGCAGAGCCTGTGGTTCTTGCAAGAGGAGGGTGACGCCCACAAGCGTAACGGCAAGCTTGGCTTTGCGCTCAAGCGCTACCAGTCGCTCGTGACCGTGTTCCAGGAGTACGAGGACGACCAGTACGACTTCCACTCGTACTGCATGCGCCGCATGACGCTTAACGCGTACATCTCGCTTCTGAAGTACGAGGACCAGCTCCGCACCCACCCTGCGTTCTTCAACACGGCCCTGTCGGCCATTGACATCTACGTCAAGATTGCCGACGACCCCAGCTTGACAGTTGAGAAGCTCAGTGAGTTGCCGAGATGCAATTGGTGCTAACTCCCAGCTCCCGagcaggaggccgagcgcaagaaggcggcgaagaaggcgcagaaggccgagcagaaggccaagaaggcggccgcggccgctggcgacggcaagaaggaggacgcgCCTGTACCTGATGCGGAcccgcgcggcgacgtcTTGCTAAAGACCGAGACTCCCATCGCGGACGCGCTCAAGCTGTGGGCCCCTCTGGAGAAGCACCACGCTGGGCGTGCCGAGACGTGGCTTGCGGGTTACGAGCTGCACGTCAGGCAAAAGCAGTacgtcctcgcgctgcgGGACCTGCGCGAGGCTGCCGCGATTGACAAGGAGGCTGCTGGCCTCCTCCCTGCGCTCGTGCACTTCCGCCAGACCATCGCAGCGGCGAATGACGTCTCCGAGCCCGTCCGTGCGGCCATTGCCGAGGTCCTCCCCACTCTCATCTCAGACAAGCCTGCGGctgagctcgtcgcggtgTCGCTTGCCGCGTACCCCGCCTCCCCTGCCCACATCCTCGCGGCTGGCAAGGCGCTCCAGGTGTCTggcgcgcccgcctcggAGGTCCGCagcgtcctcgccggcctcgctgccgccggcacaCCACCATCCGTGGCTACCATGCAGGCGGCCGTGgctctcctcggcgccagcacaCCCGAGGGTGACGCTCTCCGCGCCGACTTCCGCAAGAGGTTACCCCTTGCGTGGGCATTCGCGAccgccgacgagatcgacgcACGCGCCAaggccaccgctgccgctgccgagcccgTGGCCGCCaccgtcaaggccgacgtcTAGACACGTAAGAGATAGCTAGATACATCTGTTGTAGGGGATCTGGCAACATGCATGGCTGGTCACTATGAGTCGCGCTGTGCGTGCGCGGTGCTACGTTTCGTTTCTATCTCTACGCCGAGTCGACCCACTCGATCTGGCCCGCGATGGCGATTGTGGACGGGAGCTTgcctgggctgggcgagaGCACGGTGTACTTGCGCTTGAGCGCATCGACGCCCGTGATGACGACAAAcccgagcacctcgcgccaACCAATCTCCTCGCGGAAGGggacctcgtcctcctcgagctcgaccttgccggcgacagcgtcgagcgtgtcctcgccttcttcctcctttacttcttcctcctcctcgaccttgaccttgtcctcCGGCACGATCTTGTCCTCGGGCGTGATGGCCACGATGGCGAGCACGGTGTTGAGGAGGCGGACGACGTGTGCTGGTCCGCCAGGATCGACACGGGTCAGTCTCGTCGGCGAGAGAATGTGCGTCGAACCAAGCGGCAGGGCGGAGGTGGGTGCAGCCGAGCCCTCGCCTACGCGCAGGATATGCAGCGTGTCCCAGCCGATCTGGAACGAGTATGGCGAGAGTGAGATGCCGAGGGGTACTGTGCGCCCCACTAGTTTGCTGAGGTTggcgggcagcgccggcTCGCCATAGAAGTACGAGCGCACCTGCGCAGCGTGCACGACCTCGCGGTaggtgtcgtcgacgtcgaccacgccACCCGACTTGGGGATCTGAATGACCTTGACGTTGCGCgactcgagcaggcggctgAGCTCGACGGTGAGCTTTTCTTGCCCGATgacaaggacgacgtcgactggGGGTCAGCTTCGTCTCGGAAACAGGAAGCTCACCTTCGaacgcgtcgaccgcctgTGTGAGGAGGGGATACCGCGCCTTGGGGTTCTCCTTTGTCTGACCAAGTGTCGGGTTTGTGAACGAGCTTGGCGCGTCTACAAACAGGCCCGAGGCGAGCACTGTAGGGTCCTTGGCGCACCGCGCGGACCACGCCTCGCCCATCGCCGTGACCAGCTTGGTCCAGATGGGAAGCCCGCGGGTCGTGGGCTCCAGTCCGCCATACCACCATCCCAAGGTGGACACGTCTGCACTCAGCGTGTTGGACGGGACGGATGCAGGCGGAGAGCCGAACGGATGCGCGAGGTGGTGCGTTGGCAGCGGGTGTGTGGGTGTCGCGAGGGACAGGGTGCCGGGGATGAGGTTTGATGGCTGCGTGGTGTCAGTGGCTCATATGTCATGCAAGGAATAGCCATCACTCACACTTGCTGGGTCGaggcccgcgacgccgacgttccaccccagccccgagccgagggcgaggttgacgaggttCTTGACCACCGTCGTCTTGCCCGAGCTCGgtgggccgaggacgagcacgcgtGGGCCGCGCGCTGTGGGGTCACTCgcctgccctcggcgcgcaagAATTcgcaggcgctcaagggcgaggtggagcgaGTTCAGGTGGGGCtgggtcgtcgaggttgaggtgTATTGTGATGCCGGGTAGGTGGACACTGACCAGGTTAGCAGAGTCAAAGAGCGCACACCTACCTTCCAATCGCGCCTCGCTTGGGCTGTAGACGGCCGACTTGGTATTCCGGTAGATCGGGTACCATGTCGTCGGgggcagctcctcgccgttgaTATAGACCGGGTCGTTGGTGTGCACCTGGAGCGGTCAGTGTTGTCAGTGGGGGACTGCTGCGAGGGGAAGAACACTGCGTGTCCAGCCAGTACATCGCTGTGTATATAATGGGGGTCGTGGAGAGGTAAGTGACAGCGAGGGGAGACGAGAGTCGTGTTAGCgcgtgtcgtcgagtcgagctgctgcagtTGCTGCACTCACCAGTGTTGTTGCCACCCAGCCGCCGCTCTgccacctcgcctcgctcagTCGCGACTCACCCTAATCGCAATGTTCTCGtcagcctcgagctcgaagcGCCACTCGGAGCCCGTCTCGAGATGCAGGAtggcctgctcgccgtcgtcagtCATGGCTCTGAGGTGGActgcgtcgagctgggcaaaATGAGAGCaacgacaaggacaaggacaatgTGGATGCAGCAGTTGATTGTTGCAACCCATTTCAGTTGTGGAAAGAGAGGATCAGGCGGGATCAAATTTCCACGTGGAACTTGGGGACCCCACGCTAAGCTGTCCCGGTTAAATGACGCaggacgtcgccgccgccgctggtgggTGACAGTCACCACCAAGAcactctcactctctcactTGCGTTGTCGCTTCTCACCGTCCCCCTCGTCGCGACTCGAGATAGTGCGACGACGCTGACATCAACAACACCCCGCCACTACACGGCGTCTTCACCAGTACGCCGCACTCCCTGCACCAAGGCACCGCTGACCAGCCTCAGTGTCCAACCTGGCCACCCGCCGGCTCagtgcgtcgtcgcgtgtGCAACCGCAGCTGACATGCAGTGAAGGAGCTCAGCGACATCAAGCTCAACGGCACGCCGATGGGCATCGAGCTCCTCTCGGCCGAGAACATGGAGGAGTGGTTCTTTGGCATCtcggtgctcggcgacgagacggtgTACAAGGTGAGTTAGTTGTGTGGAggggcgaggaaggaaggcgcTGATAGCCAGGGGGAAAAGTTCGCACTGAGGATCAAGTTTGGAGACAGATATCCCATAGAGTATCCAGAGGTGGGTGCTGTTACGTGATGGCGGCCAGCACTCACACTCCAGGTCACGTTCGTCGCAAACGACAAGTACAAGCCGCCAGTCCACCCGCACATTTACACCAACGGGCATGTGTGCGCGTCCATCCTTGGTGAGTTGCAGCTGGCTTCTGACCACAACTGACGCACAGGTCCTGAGTGGTCGCCTGGTGAGCTATTTGCCTTCGTCCTTCTTCCAGCTCACACCCTAGTCCTCAACGCCGTCTCCGTCTGCATCACGATGCAGTCGATGCTGGCGTCGtgcaagaagaaggagctgTACGTGGACCGCTCAAGACGTCGCTGACATCCAGGCCAAAGGGCAACGACAGCTACGTCGCGAGAGCCCCAGTCAACCCCAAGCAGACCCGCTGGGTGTACCACGATGATGTGAGCTGCTTCAAACAATATCCAGCTGACAGTCAGACGGTGTAGTTGCCAGCGAGGCTGTGCTAGACCTAGAGCGCCAGCTCCCAACGgatcggcgtgctcgcgtgCTCATTCGAACCAGCGCGAGCAACAGAAGTACGCCACACATCATCCGCCATCCGCCatctccccccacccccatgACATTCACGCGTTCTGTATACCCCACCCCAGTTTTGTACCACCCCCCATGGCCGTCACTCGCACCCtccggccccggccccaTTGTAGCACCATGTGCGCATGAAATCATTATGCCATTACTATACAGTCGGGTCTATACTATACCTAGCGCGCCAGGCTGCCAAGTCTTGCGAGCGAGTCTTCCGAGACCTCGGCTGGAGGGGTTAGCTGGGGCGTTCGGGGGATCGCGCAGCTACTCACCCTCTTCAATGGCGTCCGACTGGGCGACCTGAGCAGCGAGTCAGCACGCGTCGAACAGCACAGCAAACGGCGCAGTCTGGATGCAATAAGAGAGGTCCCCAGTCATaacccccccaccccgcagGCGGGTGTGAGCTCGGCCCGTATCAGGCTCGAACCCACGGCCAGGCGTCCGACAGGCCACACTCTATCGGGCGGGTGGCTCTCACTAAACCACTGCTCCTAGCCGCagtggtgtgtgtgcgcATGCGGCATGGgtgcggcgagcgagagTGCGAGGGTgcgggcgtcgacgccgcgtcgcgtgCCTGCCTCCATACACGGCGAACACTTACAATCTTCAGCACGGCCTTCTTGGACGACTCCTGCAGCTCGCCAGCGatgatgagctcgtcgaggatctgAACGTCAGCTAGGCCTTGCAGATATCGAGACTAGCTCACAGCATACGCCTTCTGGAAGTTGAAgatgaggtcgagctcgcagACCTGGGCATGGGTCAGCTGGCTGCTTCTACCCACTACGCGGAAGCAGCTCCACCCACGTTGCCAAAGTATCGGTCCAGCACCTCGACGTAGCGGTGGATGACCTCGAGCGTGATGAGCTCGTTGTCGCCCGGCGTGATGGACGTGATGAAGAAGAGGGACGCGTAGCGGCGGTAGATGACCTTGGTGTCTGGGTGTcgtgtcagcggcgtcggggtgttgtcggcgctgctgcgggAGAGCCAGCATACCACCGCAGCGCGCGGCTCACGcctcccgctgctgctctacCCACCCTTGTACTCCAAAAAGTTGCACATCCGTGtccggcgcgcgagcacgagctgggTCACGTCCTTGAcgatcttggccttggtcttggacGGCAGCGTCTGGAACCACTTGGCGAGGCGGACCTTGCCTGGGGGTTGTCAGCGGGCACAGCAGAGACCACTCACCCTGCCGGGACACGAGCATGACATAGTTGAtcatggcggcggtggtggtggtgggatgAGGAGTGTATGTTGTGAGTCAGACGTTATGttggtcgacgtcgagcttgtcggcggcggtggtggttcGTGGCCCTCAGGGTTTGTCGCGTGGCGTCGTTTCGCGTGGAGGTCGTCCATTCCGCCTGACCCGTCTCTGCGCGCTGCGATTGTTGTTGCTCTTCCCATCTCACCTTGACCACGTCTCCACaatggcagcagcaagcaccaCCGCTTCCCCGGCGGACGAGCTGCACGCGCTCCTCTCTCGCGAGACTGCAAAGACAaagctgcggcggctggcggtaAGCACGCCTCTCTCATCGCTCTAGCTCAGTCAGCTAacctccctcgccgcccagtcgcacgccgcgccgccgttcaACCCAGTCTGCGCACACACGACCCTCGCAGCATGCCGCGAAGCCAACGGCACcgagtgcgcgcgcgcacactTCGAGCCCATCATCCGGCCCTACACCGACCCGTCGCTAGGCTACTGCTCGTACTTGAACATGTGCTACGGCGAGCCCATGTTCGCGGGCAACCCGAgcctgggcgaggcgggcggtgcgCGGCCCGGCACGAAGGAGTGCAGGTGGGTGTAGCTTCTTAGTGCGTGCTGAACCGCCAGATATCTTCACTTCcaggtcgcgccggccgcgcagcgcgacgccgtgccgcccccgtcgcccGTGCCCATTCCCCtcccggcgtcggcgcgcgccctcggcccaggcgacgacgagcgtaCCGCCCAGTGGGTCAACTGCGATATCCGCAACTTTGACTTCTCCGTCCTTGGACAGTGCGTTTGGTGCTGGGGCACAgcaagctgacgccgccaggTTCGGCGTCATTGTCGCTGACCCGCCTTGGGACATTCACATGTCGCTGCCGTACGGCACGATgacggacgacgagatgCGCACGAtgcccgtcgcggcgctgcagcCCGACTGGGGCATCCTCGCGCTCTGGGTGACGGGGCGCGCGATGGAGCTCGCCCGCGAGCTGTTCAATGTGTGGGGGTACatccgcgtcgacgagctcgtgtGGGTCAAGACCAACCAGCTGCAGCGGCTCATCCGCACCGGCCGGACAGGCCACTGGCTCAACCATACCTGCGAGcacctgctcgtcgcgctcaagcgGCCCGCGAGCcacccgcgcggcgcgccagtcCCGTGGGATACGCATCCGGGGCTGCAGGCGCTCCGACGAGGCGTGGACacggacgtcgtcgtcgccgaggtgcgcgagacGAGCCGCAAGCCCGACGAGACGTACGGCGTGATTGAGCGTCTCGCGCCGGACGGCCGTAGGCTCGAGCTGTTCGGTAGGAAACACAATGTCCGCCCTGGATGGCTCACGCTCGGCAACCAGCGTACGTTACTCGTCCCTGGGCTGGTGCTAACGTACGCAGTCGGCGACTCGCAGATCACAGAGCCAGACCTCCATGCGCGCCTGGTGGAGCGATACCCGAACCAGAAGTTCAATCTCGTGTCAAAGTAGACTGTTGTACTCGTTGTATATCATGCATTGGTATCGGTGTGCAGGGTATATGTCGTCTCAAGCTACGTGTGCTTACTCAATGGCAATGGACTTGACggcccgctcgacgccctcgacgccgttggTGCTCTCCGCGACGCGCAGCTTGCGCTCAAACTTGGGAATGGTGCGCTGGCCCTCAGGCAGCGTAGTGTCGAGCTGGCGCGTACGCTGGGCAGAGTTGAggcccgcctcgaggccctgAAGAAGGGCACATGCTTTCTGGTAGGTCAGCCAACATCGCAACCATCATACCTACGCAGAGATCGTTGCTCGCAATGTATCCACAGCGCTTGCACGTCTCTGGTGGGTTAGCTCCCGGTCGGGTACAAAGCACCCACGCATCGCCTTCATGCTCTTCTGCGTCTTCTGGTCGAGCACAAAGCTCTCGCCAGATCGGATAATGTCCACGATGGCGCTCGGCCgcaccgcctcgaggtccttgaggaAGACGCGCGCATGGCCACGGTACGCTGGGTGTGAGCTAAAGTCGGAGGCGAAGCGAGCTCACCATCAGGCGAGTAGATGCACTCGGTGGAGAAGTATGTGAGCTTCTTGAAGTACGCGTACATGACAATTTCCTTCTCGTACGCGTACTTGAAGGGCTTGGAGCGCTTGATCGTGTCTTCCGAGCACGTCGTGACGGCCGTACAGCGCTgcaggcgcgcgacgtcgccgcggaGGATGTTCATGAGCACCGTCTCGGCAATGTCGTCCGCGTTGTGGCCGGTCACGATGTGGTCCACTGCAaggtcggccgcgccgcggtcgagcGCCTGCCGCCGGAAGACGCCGCAGAAGGTACAGTTGTTCTTGCGCCCGActtgctcgacgacgcggtccaTTGTCCACCCGTACAGCTCGTCGTACGACAGGATCTTGAGCGGCAGGCCGTACTCTGCCTGGTTCTGCTTGACCGTCTGGGGAGTTTAGCGGGGAAGGTGAGTCAGGCGGAGAGAAAAACCCACCTCGAGCGAATCATCTCGGTACCCTTTGATCCCCTCGTCGATGGAGAGGAGGTGCAGGTCCAGCCCATAGTCGTACCGCCGGTTCAAGATCGTGAGGACGTGCGCGAGGACAGTAGAGTCTGAGCATGTTAGTTGTGACGCCATCTTCGCCCGACCGCCCGATCTCACCTTTACCCCCACTGGCGCCGAtagcgacgcgctcgccgcgctcaaagatgctgccgccgccgagagcgCCCGTTGTAATCGTCATGTGCACTTCCTCCTCAAACACCTCAAAGAAGCACTGCTTGCACACCTGCTGGCCCGTCTTTGGGCGCTTGACGAGCGCACGGGCTGTCAAGCAAATCGAGCATGGGGTGGGCATGGCGGTGGTGAGGCCGGTGGTGTCAGGTCTAGGAGGAGACTGTGTCAAGTCGAGGTTTTCCAATGTTCAGTTTCAGTTCAACATTTCGTGGGTGGCAAACAGGGTGGAGTGGGTTGAAGGAAGGAGGGAAGGCACTGCTGCGGTGACTCGCCAGGGTGTCATTTGTAATTTCCCATTAGAGCCACATTTTGTAATTAGCGAGGAGGTGAGCCAACTTGACTCGGCCCAGTCCGAGCCAATTCGATTGGGACattcccccccccccttgcCCTGTCCAGGCCCAT encodes the following:
- the CLP1 gene encoding mRNA cleavage and polyadenylation factor CLP1; translated protein: MTDDGEQAILHLETGSEWRFELEADENIAIRVHTNDPVYINGEELPPTTWYPIYRNTKSAVYSPSEARLEVSTYPASQYTSTSTTQPHLNSLHLALERLRILARRGQASDPTARGPRVLVLGPPSSGKTTVVKNLVNLALGSGLGWNVGVAGLDPASPSNLIPGTLSLATPTHPLPTHHLAHPFGSPPASVPSNTLSADVSTLGWWYGGLEPTTRGLPIWTKLVTAMGEAWSARCAKDPTVLASGLFVDAPSSFTNPTLGQTKENPKARYPLLTQAVDAFEVDVVLVIGQEKLTVELSRLLESRNVKVIQIPKSGGVVDVDDTYREVVHAAQVRSYFYGEPALPANLSKLVGRTVPLGISLSPYSFQIGWDTLHILRVGEGSAAPTSALPLGSTHILSPTRLTRVDPGGPAHVVRLLNTVLAIVAITPEDKIVPEDKVKVEEEEEVKEEEGEDTLDAVAGKVELEEDEVPFREEIGWREVLGFVVITGVDALKRKYTVLSPSPGKLPSTIAIAGQIEWVDSA
- the ube2w gene encoding putative ubiquitin-conjugating enzyme E2 W, with the translated sequence MSNLATRRLMKELSDIKLNGTPMGIELLSAENMEEWFFGISVLGDETVYKGEKFALRIKFGDRYPIEYPEVTFVANDKYKPPVHPHIYTNGHVCASILGPEWSPVLNAVSVCITMQSMLASCKKKELPKGNDSYVARAPVNPKQTRWVYHDDTV
- the vas2 gene encoding AP-1 complex subunit sigma-1, with amino-acid sequence MINYVMLVSRQGKVRLAKWFQTLPSKTKAKIVKDVTQLVLARRTRMCNFLEYKDTKVIYRRYASLFFITSITPGDNELITLEVIHRYVEVLDRYFGNVCELDLIFNFQKAYAILDELIIAGELQESSKKAVLKIVAQSDAIEEAEVSEDSLARLGSLAR
- the Mettl3 gene encoding N6-adenosine-methyltransferase subunit METTL3, whose protein sequence is MAAASTTASPADELHALLSRETAKTKLRRLASHAAPPFNPVCAHTTLAACREANGTECARAHFEPIIRPYTDPSLGYCSYLNMCYGEPMFAGNPSLGEAGGARPGTKECRYLHFQVAPAAQRDAVPPPSPVPIPLPASARALGPGDDERTAQWVNCDIRNFDFSVLGQFGVIVADPPWDIHMSLPYGTMTDDEMRTMPVAALQPDWGILALWVTGRAMELARELFNVWGYIRVDELVWVKTNQLQRLIRTGRTGHWLNHTCEHLLVALKRPASHPRGAPVPWDTHPGLQALRRGVDTDVVVAEVRETSRKPDETYGVIERLAPDGRRLELFGRKHNVRPGWLTLGNQLGDSQITEPDLHARLVERYPNQKFNLVSK
- the NCS6 gene encoding Cytoplasmic tRNA 2-thiolation protein 1 — translated: MPTPCSICLTARALVKRPKTGQQVCKQCFFEVFEEEVHMTITTGALGGGSIFERGERVAIGASGGKDSTVLAHVLTILNRRYDYGLDLHLLSIDEGIKGYRDDSLETVKQNQAEYGLPLKILSYDELYGWTMDRVVEQVGRKNNCTFCGVFRRQALDRGAADLAVDHIVTGHNADDIAETVLMNILRGDVARLQRCTAVTTCSEDTIKRSKPFKYAYEKEIVMYAYFKKLTYFSTECIYSPDAYRGHARVFLKDLEAVRPSAIVDIIRSGESFVLDQKTQKSMKAMQTCKRCGYIASNDLCKACALLQGLEAGLNSAQRTRQLDTTLPEGQRTIPKFERKLRVAESTNGVEGVERAVKSIAIE